A window of Pullulanibacillus sp. KACC 23026 genomic DNA:
GATCGTGATCATTAAGAATTCGATTAAGTGCAGTAAGTAATTCTTCTTCATCAAAATTGACAATGATACCTGTTTTATTATTTGAAATTTGTTCATTTGCACCTGCAAAGTTGGTTGCCACAATTGGCTTCTTAAATAATTTAGCCTCAGTTAAAGTTAGACAGTAACCCTCATGTCGGGAAGGCTGAACGTACAGGTCACATTCCTTCATGAATGGATATGGATTCGTTTGTAACCCCAGCAGAATAAAATCTTCTTCAAGACTATATTTCTTAATCAAGGCCTCATATTCTGACCGCATAGGTCCCTCTCCCACACAGTACCATCTTACGCAATGCCCTTCTCCTTTTAATCTTGCAAGAACTTTTATAATAAGGTCTTGACCTTTTTCAAAGCTAAGCCTTCCAACCGTTAGAATCCGAAAACCTTTAAAATTATCTTTAAACCCATTCCCATTTTCGGCCATTTGTAAGATTAACTCTGGTGAAAAGACATTTAGAAATGTTTCCGTTTTATTCATAAATTCTGGAAAGCAACTAACTAAATGATCCTTTCCTTCTTTAGAAACAGCAAATATATTATCAAATTTCCGATACATCGTATTCCAATATTTAACATCGATCGTCAATTTTGATAGATCAAAATGAATCCACTGTATTTTTTTTGCAGCTTTTATTTTTTCAATTACCAGATAGGAAATAAACTCCATTGGGCCAGCATAGGCAATGGCCACATCATAGCATTCATGGATATCCAAAGGAGCCAATGTTGTTAGCTCATGAAATAACCTCTGCTTTTTCCCCCATAACTTCTGAACAATGTAAAAACTAAAATAGCGAATTCCTTTGAGAATTCGCCCCTGTTTTAAGGTATGAAGTACGGTTTGGGGTAATGGATCATTAATCACAGCCTTAATTGACGGGTATTGGTCATAAATAATTGTTTTAACACCTTCTGGAACTTGATTTCTGAACTCCCCTCGATTTTCCAAAAGAATAAGTGTTATATCAAACTGATCTTTTGGCATGACCGTGAGCATGTTAAGCAGCGCTTTCTCAGTCCCGCCAACATTCAAATTGATTGCCACAAATGCGACTTTTTTTTTCATTTTGATTCCACACCTACTAATGATTCATCGTTTAGCAACTTATAGAACTTCAATAGTTCTTCATAATTCTCTTTCTTTTCTTTTTTCAAATACTCTACAATGCTTGTTCTTAAAGAAGGATCATTGATTAATCTCATAATGCCTTCACAAACAGCCTCAGCCGTTAAGTCAACCACTAATCCATTTTTTTGATCAATCATTTGGGCATCAACAGCATCAAATCGGGTTGTAATAACAGGAGTATTTAACATTCTGGCTTCCGCAATAGCTAACCCATATCCTTCATACCTGGAGGTTTGAACGTAAATATCTGCATTCTTAATATAAGGGTAGGGATTAGAAGTGATCCCCAACAACTTAAAACAATCCTGTAAATCATTAGCTTTTATAAATTGGTTTATTTCATCTTGGAGCGGCCCTTTCCCAAGTACATACCATTTAAAATAAATCCCATTTTCTTTCAGACGTTTACAAGCCTCCAAAGCTAAATCATATCCTTTTTGATAAGCCAATCTCCCAATCGTTAGGATTCTTAGCCCATCGAATTTGTCATCAAATCCTTCACCCAAAGAGGCCATTTCATTAATTAATGTTGGATCGTGCAGATCGTAAATGACGGTTGTCTTATTCCGATAGCTAGGGAACATTTCCATAAAGATGTCTTTTGTGGATTCGGAAACACATACGATCTGATCGATTAATTCATAATAGCTTTGCTGGAACAGTCGGTCTTTTTCGGTAAGCCGATAGCTGACATTGACCCAAGCAAGTTTTTTGTTTGCTTTCACCTTTTCTGACACATAAAAGGTTGGAATTCCTTGAGCATAACTAATCGCAACATCATAAAAATGAGGATTGGATTCAATCATCGGAGACACACATTCCCAAAAGACTCTAGCTTTTTGAGCATTGGAATAGTGGTTCGCTCTTAAAGAAGCAGAATACTTAAGTCTTGAAAGCAAGAGATTGAAGTCTTTTTGAATGATGGCATACTTAAATGCTCTTTTTAGACTAAGTTGAGAGAACGTCGAATATTTAAGCGGTTGTAATAAATGGACTTCCTTTGGAACTAGGGGCTCGAGCTCTCCCCCATACCCAAACAGTAACAGGTCCACTGTGACTTGAGAAAAATCCAAAAGATTTAATAATGTGACGAGACTTTTCTCAGCTCCGGCACAATTTAGAGAATCAATAACAAAAAGAAGCTTTTGTTTGTTTGTCATACCTTCTGTCACTTCTCTTCAAACATTATT
This region includes:
- a CDS encoding glycosyltransferase, with protein sequence MKKKVAFVAINLNVGGTEKALLNMLTVMPKDQFDITLILLENRGEFRNQVPEGVKTIIYDQYPSIKAVINDPLPQTVLHTLKQGRILKGIRYFSFYIVQKLWGKKQRLFHELTTLAPLDIHECYDVAIAYAGPMEFISYLVIEKIKAAKKIQWIHFDLSKLTIDVKYWNTMYRKFDNIFAVSKEGKDHLVSCFPEFMNKTETFLNVFSPELILQMAENGNGFKDNFKGFRILTVGRLSFEKGQDLIIKVLARLKGEGHCVRWYCVGEGPMRSEYEALIKKYSLEEDFILLGLQTNPYPFMKECDLYVQPSRHEGYCLTLTEAKLFKKPIVATNFAGANEQISNNKTGIIVNFDEEELLTALNRILNDHDHYQRIKANLEKEQIVYRGDLNKFYTLLN
- a CDS encoding glycosyltransferase, which gives rise to MTNKQKLLFVIDSLNCAGAEKSLVTLLNLLDFSQVTVDLLLFGYGGELEPLVPKEVHLLQPLKYSTFSQLSLKRAFKYAIIQKDFNLLLSRLKYSASLRANHYSNAQKARVFWECVSPMIESNPHFYDVAISYAQGIPTFYVSEKVKANKKLAWVNVSYRLTEKDRLFQQSYYELIDQIVCVSESTKDIFMEMFPSYRNKTTVIYDLHDPTLINEMASLGEGFDDKFDGLRILTIGRLAYQKGYDLALEACKRLKENGIYFKWYVLGKGPLQDEINQFIKANDLQDCFKLLGITSNPYPYIKNADIYVQTSRYEGYGLAIAEARMLNTPVITTRFDAVDAQMIDQKNGLVVDLTAEAVCEGIMRLINDPSLRTSIVEYLKKEKKENYEELLKFYKLLNDESLVGVESK